In Aliamphritea ceti, a single window of DNA contains:
- a CDS encoding ABC transporter permease: MQFPKYFNFWHKLGMHSLRLTAWAVLAFLMLPILVIIPLSFNVEPYFSFTEGMLAFDPDAYSLKWYAEIINDDKWILAIKNSFLIGAAATVIATVLGTLAAIGLSRADMPLQRMIMAILLSPMIVPLIITAAGMYFFYTQLGLAGTYMGVIIAHAALGTPFVIITVNAALSGFDYSLVRASLGMGASPSYTFFKVIMPLIRPGVISGSLFAFITSFDEVVVILFLAGPEQRTIPRQMFSGLREQINPTILAVAVLLVVVSALLLLTIEYLRARGERIRTGQVS; the protein is encoded by the coding sequence ATGCAATTTCCTAAGTATTTTAATTTTTGGCACAAGTTAGGCATGCACAGCCTGCGGTTAACCGCCTGGGCAGTTCTGGCTTTTCTGATGTTACCGATACTGGTGATCATACCGCTGTCGTTCAACGTTGAGCCTTACTTCAGCTTTACTGAAGGCATGCTGGCATTTGACCCTGACGCTTACTCGCTCAAGTGGTATGCGGAAATTATCAATGACGACAAGTGGATTCTGGCGATTAAGAACAGCTTTCTGATTGGTGCAGCTGCCACTGTTATCGCCACTGTACTGGGCACACTGGCAGCGATTGGTCTGTCCAGAGCAGATATGCCATTACAGCGGATGATCATGGCAATACTGCTTTCACCAATGATAGTGCCACTGATCATTACAGCAGCGGGTATGTATTTCTTTTATACCCAGTTAGGACTGGCGGGTACTTATATGGGTGTAATTATTGCTCACGCGGCTTTAGGTACACCATTCGTCATCATAACCGTCAATGCAGCCCTGAGCGGTTTCGACTACTCGCTGGTAAGGGCATCCCTTGGAATGGGAGCGTCGCCAAGCTATACCTTTTTTAAAGTAATAATGCCGCTGATTCGTCCTGGCGTGATCTCCGGCTCACTGTTTGCCTTCATTACCTCTTTCGATGAAGTGGTAGTGATCCTGTTCCTTGCCGGCCCCGAACAGCGCACGATACCGCGCCAGATGTTCTCCGGTCTGCGGGAGCAAATTAACCCGACCATTCTGGCGGTCGCCGTATTACTGGTAGTCGTATCAGCCTTGCTGCTACTCACCATTGAATACTTGCGGGCCCGTGGTGAACGGATCCGTACCGGCCAGGTTTCTTAA
- a CDS encoding aldehyde dehydrogenase family protein, whose translation MSSQYIKIKNHINGEWLDESNGQYEPLKNPSTGAVIGEVPLSSAETSRQAVAAAAEAYPEWSAMPLPKRMDYIFKMHRAMVDNHEMLAEAIAVDQAKHIAEARGEVGRVIEILQMACSIPSLMQGETIQGIANNINGRVIKAPLGVFCGVAPFNFPALVFGWFIPFAIGSGNTFVYKPSTESPLFMQRMMDLIIETGLPKGVVNIVHGDRETVEAWYDDKNVAGICLVGSTPTAKSIAAGAGKHGKKTMLLGGAKNFLLAMEDAPMDLLIENVLMSGYGSAGQRCLAVSNIAVVDEIYDEFIERLLEASKNLTVGDAMDPDVFMGPVISAKAKERIHHYIDLGIEAGAKLALDGRNPELPEANRDGYFVGPTVFTDVTPCMPIATDEIFGPVLSIMKVGCINGGLRMIRNHEMGNGACIFTQNSYYTEKFINEADVGMIGVNVGVCAPHPYLPFGGIKGSLVGNNKVQGKDAIDFFTQNKTATIRTVDPKAGKPAAAKTDSSVRSCVAG comes from the coding sequence ATGAGCAGTCAATACATCAAAATCAAAAACCACATCAACGGTGAGTGGCTGGATGAAAGCAACGGACAATATGAACCGTTAAAGAACCCTTCTACCGGTGCGGTCATCGGTGAAGTGCCGCTGTCTTCAGCAGAAACCTCTCGTCAGGCAGTAGCAGCGGCGGCAGAAGCGTACCCTGAATGGAGCGCTATGCCATTACCTAAGCGTATGGATTACATCTTCAAAATGCATCGCGCCATGGTAGACAACCATGAGATGCTGGCTGAAGCTATCGCTGTCGATCAGGCTAAACACATTGCTGAAGCCCGCGGCGAAGTCGGCCGTGTTATTGAAATCCTGCAGATGGCCTGCAGCATCCCATCCCTGATGCAGGGCGAAACGATTCAGGGCATCGCCAACAACATTAATGGCCGGGTCATCAAGGCACCACTGGGTGTCTTCTGTGGCGTTGCGCCATTCAACTTCCCGGCACTGGTATTCGGCTGGTTCATTCCTTTCGCAATTGGTTCTGGCAATACCTTCGTGTACAAGCCATCAACAGAATCACCGCTGTTCATGCAGCGCATGATGGACCTGATTATTGAAACAGGCCTGCCAAAAGGCGTCGTAAACATTGTTCACGGTGACCGTGAAACCGTAGAAGCATGGTACGACGATAAGAATGTCGCCGGCATCTGTCTGGTAGGTTCAACACCAACAGCTAAATCTATCGCTGCCGGTGCTGGTAAGCACGGTAAGAAGACCATGCTGTTAGGCGGTGCGAAAAACTTCCTGTTAGCGATGGAAGATGCGCCGATGGATCTGCTAATCGAAAACGTCCTGATGTCCGGTTACGGTTCTGCAGGCCAGCGTTGCCTGGCTGTTTCCAACATTGCGGTCGTTGATGAGATCTATGACGAATTCATCGAGCGTCTGTTAGAAGCATCTAAAAACCTAACCGTCGGTGACGCGATGGACCCTGATGTGTTCATGGGTCCGGTTATTTCCGCCAAGGCAAAAGAACGTATCCATCATTATATCGATCTGGGTATCGAAGCTGGCGCTAAACTGGCACTGGATGGACGTAACCCTGAGTTACCTGAAGCAAACCGCGACGGTTATTTCGTCGGACCAACGGTATTCACCGATGTTACCCCATGCATGCCAATCGCCACAGATGAAATCTTCGGCCCGGTACTGAGCATCATGAAAGTCGGCTGCATTAACGGCGGTCTGCGGATGATCCGCAATCACGAAATGGGCAACGGTGCCTGCATCTTCACTCAGAACAGTTACTACACTGAGAAATTCATCAACGAAGCCGATGTCGGCATGATCGGTGTAAACGTCGGTGTATGTGCGCCACATCCTTATCTGCCATTCGGCGGTATCAAAGGCTCTCTGGTTGGTAATAACAAAGTTCAGGGTAAAGACGCTATCGATTTCTTCACTCAGAATAAGACTGCGACTATCCGTACTGTCGATCCTAAGGCAGGTAAACCTGCTGCAGCTAAAACAGACTCTAGCGTGCGCAGCTGCGTAGCCGGTTAA